A genomic window from Agrobacterium tumefaciens includes:
- a CDS encoding aldehyde dehydrogenase (NADP(+)), with amino-acid sequence MSFKPHGKHLVAGEWVATDAKFRSEPAHGEAFDFSVGTVDLVNKAAEAAEDAFWSYGYTTREERAAFLDTIADEIEARADAITEIGSSETGLPAGRLQGERGRTVGQLRLFASHIRKGDYLDRRHDEALPDRQPLPRPDIRLMQRPIGPVAVFGASNFPLAFSTAGGDTAAALAAGCPVVVKGHSAHPGTGEIVAEAVLAAVKKHNLHPGVFSLIQGGRRDVGSALVQHPRIKAVGFTGSLAGGRALFDLCAQRPEPIPFFGELGSVNPMFLLPEAVSARGEAIAKGWAGSLTMGAGQFCTNPGIAVILSEQADAVAETARAALSEVGPQVMLTDGIAAAYRDGRDRIAAGNGVRDVLTTTCDLRNATPYLFRVSGKDWVANHALAEEVFGPLGLIVTVDSPEEMLEVAKSFEGQLTATLHLDAGDAELGRKLLPILERKAGRVLANGFPTGVEVSEAMVHGGPYPASTNFGATSVGTMSIRRFMRPVSYQNIPSDVLPDDIR; translated from the coding sequence ATGAGTTTCAAGCCGCATGGCAAACATCTGGTTGCAGGAGAATGGGTCGCAACGGATGCAAAATTCCGCAGCGAGCCTGCACATGGCGAGGCTTTCGATTTTTCGGTCGGCACCGTTGATCTGGTGAACAAGGCTGCGGAAGCTGCCGAAGACGCCTTCTGGAGCTACGGCTACACCACCCGCGAAGAGCGCGCCGCATTCCTCGACACCATCGCCGATGAGATCGAAGCACGCGCCGACGCCATCACCGAAATCGGATCATCCGAGACCGGCCTGCCTGCAGGACGCCTGCAGGGCGAACGTGGCCGCACCGTTGGTCAGCTTCGTCTTTTCGCCTCGCATATCCGCAAGGGCGACTATCTCGACCGCCGTCACGACGAAGCCCTGCCGGATCGCCAGCCGCTGCCGCGCCCGGATATCCGCCTGATGCAGCGTCCGATCGGCCCTGTCGCCGTCTTTGGCGCCTCCAACTTTCCGCTCGCCTTCTCGACGGCCGGCGGCGACACCGCAGCGGCTCTCGCAGCCGGTTGCCCGGTAGTCGTCAAGGGCCATTCCGCCCATCCCGGCACCGGTGAAATCGTCGCCGAAGCCGTTCTGGCCGCCGTCAAGAAGCACAATCTGCATCCCGGCGTGTTTTCGCTGATCCAGGGCGGCCGCCGCGATGTCGGTTCCGCGCTCGTGCAGCATCCGCGCATCAAGGCGGTCGGTTTCACCGGTTCGCTCGCCGGCGGCCGCGCGCTCTTCGATCTCTGCGCACAGCGCCCCGAGCCGATCCCCTTCTTCGGCGAACTCGGCTCCGTCAACCCGATGTTCCTGCTGCCGGAAGCGGTTTCCGCCCGTGGCGAGGCCATTGCCAAGGGCTGGGCCGGTTCGCTCACCATGGGTGCGGGCCAGTTCTGCACCAATCCCGGCATCGCCGTCATTCTCTCCGAGCAGGCGGATGCGGTTGCTGAAACCGCGCGTGCCGCGCTTTCCGAAGTCGGCCCGCAGGTCATGCTGACCGACGGCATCGCAGCCGCCTATCGCGACGGCCGTGACCGTATCGCCGCCGGCAACGGTGTGCGCGACGTGCTGACCACCACCTGCGATCTTCGCAACGCAACACCTTACCTGTTCCGCGTTTCGGGCAAGGACTGGGTTGCCAACCACGCGCTTGCCGAAGAAGTCTTCGGACCGCTTGGCCTGATCGTCACGGTCGACAGCCCGGAAGAAATGCTGGAAGTCGCAAAGAGCTTCGAAGGTCAGCTGACCGCAACCCTGCATCTGGATGCCGGCGACGCCGAGCTTGGCCGCAAGCTGCTGCCGATCCTGGAGCGCAAGGCCGGCCGCGTTCTCGCCAACGGTTTCCCGACTGGCGTGGAAGTTTCAGAAGCCATGGTTCACGGCGGCCCGTACCCGGCATCGACGAACTTCGGCGCAACCTCTGTTGGCACCATGTCGATCCGCCGCTTCATGCGCCCGGTTTCCTACCAGAACATCCCTTCGGACGTTCTGCCTGACGATATCCGCTAA
- a CDS encoding ABC transporter substrate-binding protein: MKIGVHPNNLHLRLARLWPGAFKQFDPEFVTYREGRDTAALLEKGDIHFGGTGSTPPIEADARGLSAIYIAASAPRPANGAILVRRDSPIRSAADLSGKRISLIDGSFHTYLLARSLEGAGLGLVDVTRIESGDSDSLLDLVEGRVDAWVTMSPRLEKALTHEEISLLVRCGSTIPNRSLFWTLARHNMAQETRQAIAAELDRVGRAVMADIDKAAALLAAEPGSEGDAASWAKVLRSRDLSVVPAAENILAEQQEEADTLYRHGHFSLPVLTGQSPIPQSASAGGDR, encoded by the coding sequence ATGAAAATCGGGGTCCATCCCAACAATCTGCATTTACGGCTCGCCCGGCTCTGGCCCGGCGCTTTCAAGCAATTTGATCCGGAATTTGTGACCTATCGCGAAGGGCGCGATACGGCGGCGCTTCTGGAAAAGGGCGACATCCATTTCGGCGGCACCGGTTCTACGCCGCCCATTGAAGCGGATGCGCGCGGGCTTTCGGCAATCTATATCGCCGCTTCCGCACCGAGGCCCGCCAATGGCGCAATCCTCGTGCGGCGCGACAGCCCTATCCGTTCCGCCGCCGATCTCTCGGGAAAGCGCATATCGCTGATCGACGGATCGTTTCACACCTATCTTCTGGCCCGTAGCCTGGAAGGGGCGGGTCTTGGCCTTGTCGATGTGACGCGCATTGAAAGCGGTGATAGCGACAGCCTGCTTGACCTCGTGGAAGGCCGCGTTGATGCCTGGGTGACGATGTCGCCACGGCTGGAAAAAGCCCTGACCCATGAGGAGATCAGCCTTCTTGTGCGTTGTGGTTCAACCATTCCCAACCGATCTCTATTCTGGACGCTGGCGCGTCACAACATGGCGCAGGAGACACGGCAGGCGATTGCGGCCGAACTGGATCGCGTCGGCCGGGCTGTCATGGCGGATATCGACAAGGCTGCTGCCCTGCTCGCCGCCGAGCCGGGCAGCGAGGGTGATGCGGCATCCTGGGCGAAGGTGCTGCGCTCGCGCGATCTTTCCGTGGTGCCTGCCGCCGAAAATATCCTTGCCGAACAGCAGGAGGAGGCCGATACGCTTTACAGGCACGGTCATTTCTCTTTACCGGTTCTGACTGGACAAAGCCCAATCCCACAATCAGCCAGCGCGGGAGGCGACCGATGA
- a CDS encoding LLM class flavin-dependent oxidoreductase yields MNIFWYMCAPDGAYPWQPEGSRKVDLGYYKQLALAYDQLGYTGALFATGAHDVWVLAGALLSYTERLKLLVAIHPGLIAPTLLAKMAATLQEFSRGRLLINVVSGDAKMLGAYGMTMPHDERYDMADEYLQIWHRLFAGETVDFKGRHFQTEGAKLALPVGQGIEPPPLWFGGSSDKAIDVAAKHVETYLSWGETPDQIGAKVDLVKARAEQLGRELEYGIRLYVIVRDTDEEAWAAAADLYGRMDERAIAANQRFVGKTDSVGQQRMTAMHGGQKPENLRDLEIAPNLWAGIGLVRPGPGTAIVGSPDTVIRTLEAYKKAGVNTFILSGMPLLEEAFRFGEKVLPRLDVSREVSAAKQFTWSTLFDRDLSAKAS; encoded by the coding sequence ATGAATATTTTCTGGTATATGTGCGCGCCCGACGGCGCCTATCCCTGGCAGCCGGAAGGCTCCCGCAAGGTCGATCTCGGTTATTACAAGCAGCTGGCGCTCGCTTACGATCAGCTTGGTTACACCGGCGCTCTGTTTGCCACCGGGGCGCACGACGTCTGGGTTCTGGCGGGCGCGCTTCTCTCCTATACCGAGCGGCTGAAACTGCTGGTCGCCATCCATCCGGGCCTGATCGCGCCGACGCTGCTTGCCAAGATGGCGGCGACGCTTCAGGAGTTTTCGCGCGGCCGCCTGCTGATCAATGTCGTCTCTGGCGATGCGAAGATGCTCGGCGCTTACGGCATGACCATGCCGCATGATGAGCGTTACGATATGGCGGATGAATATCTGCAGATCTGGCACCGTCTTTTCGCCGGCGAGACGGTGGATTTCAAAGGGCGGCATTTCCAGACCGAGGGCGCAAAACTCGCGCTGCCGGTGGGGCAGGGCATAGAGCCGCCGCCGCTATGGTTCGGCGGTTCTTCGGACAAGGCCATCGACGTGGCCGCCAAACATGTCGAGACCTATCTCTCCTGGGGTGAAACGCCGGACCAGATCGGCGCGAAGGTCGATCTCGTCAAGGCGCGGGCGGAACAGCTTGGCCGCGAACTGGAATACGGCATTCGCCTTTATGTCATCGTGCGCGATACCGATGAAGAAGCCTGGGCTGCTGCTGCCGATCTTTACGGGCGCATGGATGAGCGCGCGATTGCCGCCAACCAGCGTTTCGTCGGCAAGACCGATTCCGTCGGCCAGCAGCGCATGACGGCGATGCATGGCGGGCAGAAGCCGGAAAACCTGCGCGATCTCGAAATCGCGCCCAACCTCTGGGCCGGCATCGGGCTTGTCCGGCCGGGACCGGGAACCGCGATTGTCGGTTCGCCGGATACTGTCATCCGCACGCTGGAAGCCTATAAGAAGGCGGGCGTGAATACCTTTATCCTTTCCGGCATGCCATTGCTGGAAGAAGCCTTCCGCTTCGGGGAAAAGGTTCTGCCGCGTCTTGATGTGTCGCGGGAAGTCTCGGCAGCCAAACAATTCACCTGGTCGACCCTGTTTGACCGTGACCTCTCGGCCAAGGCCTCCTGA
- a CDS encoding TRAP transporter large permease subunit, whose translation MTASPATTISQRRFGPQRVAERALAVLDKALGAVAAAILATLLVVVLVNVALRYLFHTGFIGAEDLGIWLNVAMIAVGAPLSLKSALAMRLDVFVRFLPERFQAATEVLADAFSFVAALILAFGGVEIAAMLGGTSPTLGLPEWVRFGFLGAGGALIFVYLALQRVGEGKALAVLLSVAIAVVSYVGLPELFIDTSLPPSLFLALTAAVGLVLAAPLAHAFLAAAYVAIAFGSTLPEPAIVSSTVTGMSKFLLLAIPFFLLAGSLLTESGVANQLVRFAASMVGHRRAGLAQTTLLTSVLFSGASGSSVANAAFGASTFQPELVKHGYPPAQAGAIIAATSVLDNVIPPSIAFLILATATNLSVGSLLVGGFFAGGLMAICLAVAIHLSVRSVNTLPRATGSERWRSAIAAIPAFGLGVIVVVGIRIGVVTTTEAAALAALYTLFLGFGYRLGAGRIFATFRQSAGEAAAIGLLIGTAGPFAFLLAVDNVSGLVTDFVTLLGGSKIAVLLLSNLILLVVGLVLDIGAAILLFGPILLPAAVAAGIDPIHFGVILVVNLMIHGLTPPLGMLIFVVSGVTRIPATALFRAVVPYLVSLLVSLAILCAWAIFF comes from the coding sequence ATGACGGCAAGTCCGGCAACAACAATTTCGCAACGGCGCTTCGGTCCACAACGTGTGGCCGAGCGGGCGCTTGCCGTTCTGGACAAGGCGCTCGGTGCGGTCGCCGCCGCGATCCTTGCGACGCTTCTTGTGGTGGTGCTGGTCAATGTCGCCCTGCGATACCTGTTCCATACCGGTTTCATCGGTGCGGAAGATCTTGGCATCTGGCTCAATGTGGCAATGATTGCGGTCGGCGCGCCGCTCAGCCTCAAGAGTGCTCTGGCCATGCGGCTGGATGTATTCGTGCGCTTCCTGCCGGAACGCTTTCAAGCCGCAACCGAAGTTCTGGCCGATGCCTTTTCCTTCGTCGCAGCCCTCATCCTCGCCTTCGGCGGGGTGGAGATCGCGGCCATGCTGGGCGGCACATCGCCAACACTTGGCTTGCCGGAATGGGTGCGCTTCGGTTTTCTCGGTGCAGGCGGCGCGCTGATCTTTGTCTATCTGGCGCTTCAGCGGGTCGGTGAAGGCAAGGCGCTTGCCGTTCTGCTCTCTGTCGCCATCGCGGTCGTTTCTTATGTCGGCCTGCCGGAACTGTTTATCGATACGAGCCTGCCGCCGAGCCTGTTTCTGGCACTCACGGCCGCCGTGGGGCTGGTTCTGGCCGCACCGCTTGCCCATGCCTTCCTTGCCGCTGCCTATGTGGCGATTGCCTTCGGCAGCACCTTGCCGGAGCCGGCCATCGTTTCCTCGACGGTGACAGGCATGTCGAAATTCCTGCTGCTTGCTATTCCCTTTTTCCTGCTGGCCGGAAGCCTGCTGACGGAATCGGGCGTCGCCAACCAGCTGGTTCGTTTTGCCGCCTCCATGGTCGGGCATCGGCGGGCGGGGCTGGCGCAAACGACACTGTTGACCAGCGTGTTGTTTTCCGGCGCATCCGGCTCTTCGGTCGCCAACGCCGCCTTCGGCGCGTCCACCTTCCAGCCGGAACTCGTCAAGCATGGTTATCCGCCGGCGCAGGCCGGTGCGATCATTGCCGCCACCTCGGTGCTGGACAATGTCATCCCGCCTTCCATCGCTTTCCTGATCCTCGCAACGGCCACCAACCTGTCTGTCGGCTCGTTGCTGGTCGGCGGCTTCTTCGCGGGCGGGCTGATGGCGATCTGCCTTGCGGTGGCGATCCATCTCAGCGTGCGCAGCGTCAATACCTTGCCGCGCGCGACAGGCAGCGAACGCTGGCGCTCGGCCATTGCCGCGATACCCGCCTTCGGGCTTGGCGTCATCGTGGTGGTCGGCATCCGCATCGGTGTCGTTACCACGACGGAAGCTGCGGCCCTTGCCGCCCTCTACACGCTGTTTCTCGGTTTCGGTTACCGGCTGGGCGCGGGCCGCATTTTCGCGACTTTCCGCCAATCAGCAGGTGAGGCGGCGGCCATTGGCCTTCTGATCGGCACGGCGGGGCCTTTCGCCTTCCTGCTGGCGGTGGACAATGTTTCCGGCCTCGTCACCGACTTTGTCACGCTTCTGGGCGGCAGCAAGATTGCGGTGCTGCTGCTCTCCAACCTCATCCTGCTCGTGGTTGGTCTGGTGCTGGATATCGGTGCTGCCATCCTGCTGTTCGGGCCGATCCTGTTGCCCGCCGCCGTGGCGGCCGGCATCGATCCGATCCATTTCGGCGTCATCCTGGTGGTCAACCTGATGATCCATGGCCTGACACCGCCGCTCGGCATGCTGATCTTCGTCGTTAGCGGCGTCACCCGCATTCCGGCGACAGCACTTTTCCGGGCCGTCGTTCCCTATCTCGTTTCCCTTCTCGTTTCCCTCGCCATTTTGTGCGCCTGGGCCATTTTCTTCTAA
- a CDS encoding TRAP transporter substrate-binding protein codes for MTIIDRRNLLKLSAIGAATLAAPAFVRTANARTRSITVASLFADDKPETKIWVKISELVEAKLPGRFRFNIVKSGALGGEKEVAENIRLGSVQASLSTVSSLSGWVPELQILDLPFLFRDADHVRKVVTGETGTDLKTKLAAQQFIAADFINYGARHLLTKEPVTRPEQLEGKKIRVIQSPLHTKLWSAFGTTPVGIPITETYNALATGVADAMDLTKSAYAGFKLYEVVPYLTETGHIWASGVVYYGATFWNQLDDEEKKVLLEASSEGAQYFNQLIVEDEVKSVELALSKGGKVLQPEALDEWRKGAQGVWQDFAGIVGGIEKIQAVQSA; via the coding sequence ATGACTATTATCGATCGCCGCAATCTCCTCAAACTCTCCGCCATCGGCGCCGCAACGCTCGCCGCTCCGGCCTTCGTGCGCACGGCGAATGCCAGAACCCGCAGCATCACCGTTGCCTCGCTGTTTGCCGATGACAAGCCGGAGACGAAAATCTGGGTGAAGATCAGCGAACTGGTGGAGGCGAAGCTGCCCGGCCGTTTCCGTTTCAACATCGTCAAGAGCGGTGCCCTTGGCGGTGAAAAGGAAGTGGCGGAAAATATCCGGCTGGGATCGGTTCAGGCGAGCCTTTCCACCGTTTCCTCGCTTTCCGGCTGGGTGCCGGAACTGCAGATCCTCGATCTGCCCTTCCTGTTCCGCGATGCCGACCATGTGCGCAAGGTGGTGACGGGCGAGACTGGCACCGATTTGAAGACGAAGCTCGCCGCCCAGCAATTCATCGCCGCCGATTTCATCAATTACGGCGCACGACATCTTCTGACCAAGGAACCCGTCACCCGGCCGGAGCAGCTGGAAGGCAAGAAAATCCGCGTCATCCAGAGCCCGCTGCACACCAAGCTATGGAGCGCCTTCGGCACCACGCCGGTGGGTATTCCCATCACCGAGACCTATAATGCGCTGGCAACAGGCGTGGCTGATGCCATGGACCTCACCAAGTCCGCCTATGCCGGCTTCAAGCTTTACGAGGTCGTGCCCTATCTGACGGAAACTGGCCACATCTGGGCTTCAGGCGTCGTTTATTACGGTGCGACCTTCTGGAACCAGCTGGACGACGAAGAGAAGAAGGTTCTCCTGGAAGCATCGAGCGAAGGCGCGCAATATTTCAACCAACTGATTGTCGAGGACGAAGTGAAGTCCGTCGAGCTTGCCCTTTCGAAGGGCGGCAAGGTGCTGCAGCCGGAAGCACTGGACGAATGGCGCAAGGGCGCTCAGGGTGTGTGGCAGGATTTCGCCGGTATTGTCGGCGGCATCGAGAAGATACAGGCTGTGCAGTCGGCCTGA
- a CDS encoding glutathione S-transferase family protein, whose protein sequence is MIDLYTWITPNGLKISVALEELGLPYRSHAIDIEKGEQFAADYIRINPGSKIPAIVDNDNDTVLTESNAILLYLAEKAGRLLPASATERLTVTEWLMWQAANFGPTLGYAHYFLTYHAGEAPFAETRFAADVERLYRTLNDRLTGLEYVAGNFSIADIAIWPWVSRFARHKINLDDFPAIQRWYRQLGQRESFKRGYRVPFATSDVPGL, encoded by the coding sequence ATGATCGATCTTTACACCTGGATCACGCCGAACGGCCTCAAAATCTCGGTTGCGCTGGAAGAACTCGGCCTGCCCTATCGCAGCCACGCCATCGACATCGAAAAGGGCGAGCAATTCGCGGCCGATTACATCCGCATCAATCCCGGCTCGAAAATTCCGGCAATCGTCGACAATGACAACGACACCGTTCTGACGGAATCGAACGCGATCCTCCTCTATCTCGCCGAAAAGGCCGGCCGGCTTCTGCCCGCCTCCGCCACCGAGCGACTTACAGTCACCGAATGGCTGATGTGGCAGGCCGCCAATTTCGGCCCGACACTCGGTTATGCCCATTATTTCCTGACTTATCATGCCGGAGAGGCCCCCTTTGCCGAGACGCGTTTTGCCGCGGATGTGGAGCGCCTCTATCGGACATTGAACGACCGTTTAACGGGGCTGGAGTATGTGGCCGGCAATTTTTCCATAGCCGATATCGCCATCTGGCCATGGGTCTCGCGTTTCGCACGCCACAAAATCAATCTCGATGATTTTCCGGCGATACAGCGGTGGTATCGCCAGCTTGGACAACGGGAAAGTTTTAAGCGCGGTTATCGCGTACCCTTCGCAACGTCGGACGTACCGGGGCTTTAA
- a CDS encoding antibiotic resistance protein VanZ, whose product MTNRLPKYIAWSVLLVIVIVTICPIGFRPHTLTTVGIDRAAAFAFCSAAFVFAYPRHWLAVIVAGVTAAFGIEALQFLSPTRHPHLMDAAVKAAGAIAGGLAALSYLQFRSRLTAASVIRHSGLEPE is encoded by the coding sequence ATGACAAATAGACTTCCGAAATACATCGCCTGGTCGGTTCTTCTGGTGATCGTGATCGTTACAATCTGCCCGATTGGCTTTCGGCCTCACACGCTGACCACGGTGGGGATAGACCGTGCCGCCGCCTTCGCTTTCTGCTCGGCGGCTTTTGTGTTTGCCTATCCGCGCCACTGGCTCGCCGTCATCGTCGCGGGTGTCACTGCGGCTTTTGGTATCGAGGCGCTGCAGTTTCTGTCGCCCACACGTCATCCGCATCTGATGGATGCCGCGGTGAAAGCCGCCGGCGCCATAGCCGGTGGGCTGGCTGCTCTTTCCTATCTCCAGTTCAGGTCACGATTGACCGCAGCTTCGGTCATCCGTCATTCCGGCCTTGAGCCGGAATGA
- a CDS encoding ArsR/SmtB family transcription factor has product MTKPVSNLICRSVVEASELLKLVANANRLAIVCYLMETEASVSALEYELGIQQPTLSQQLAELRDAGVIEGTREGKAVIYRVTDPRIIQLVLTLRGLYKDLSDVTGKKGRRALPLDEAMFD; this is encoded by the coding sequence GTGACGAAACCGGTTTCCAATCTCATCTGCCGCAGCGTGGTCGAAGCGAGCGAGCTTTTGAAGCTTGTTGCCAACGCCAACCGTCTGGCCATCGTCTGTTACCTCATGGAAACGGAAGCGTCCGTTTCCGCGCTGGAATATGAACTCGGCATCCAGCAGCCCACACTTTCGCAACAGCTTGCCGAATTGCGCGACGCGGGTGTCATCGAAGGCACGCGGGAAGGCAAGGCAGTGATCTATCGTGTCACCGACCCCCGCATTATCCAGCTGGTTCTGACCCTGCGTGGTCTTTACAAGGACCTTTCCGATGTGACGGGCAAGAAAGGCCGGCGCGCGTTGCCGCTGGATGAGGCGATGTTCGACTGA
- the aztD gene encoding zinc metallochaperone AztD translates to MRFSLQQHLGMSALATCLALTLPLASGVAQAEESGDSVKEWRLFIADHTQPVVRAINFETGKELGRYDLKGYAALTASASGKTVFATQSDSDIVHVIKTGIVFSDHGEHRDLDVEDAALLPVTFEGKRPFHVVPHDDHAILFYDRGGKADIIDEAALLDGQAKVRTVDTTAPHHGVAVTMGRYVLVSVPNTQSETKPDTLPPRIGLRILDREGKQVGEQATCTDLHGEATSARLAAFGCKEGILVARPGGTDGPKLEMLAYPEEFPKAYTGTLLGGKSMQFFLGNYGEDKVVLIDPDSKDAFRLVELPTRRVDFILDPANPRNAYILTEDGDLHVLDVLEGAITRKAKVTEPYSKDGHWRDPRPRLAVADGQVVISDPRHSLVRVVDAESLKETRTLAVEGQPYSIVAIGGSGASH, encoded by the coding sequence ATGCGATTTTCCCTTCAACAGCACCTTGGCATGAGCGCGCTTGCCACGTGCCTTGCCCTTACCCTGCCGCTGGCCTCTGGCGTGGCGCAGGCGGAAGAAAGCGGCGACAGCGTCAAGGAATGGCGGCTCTTCATCGCCGATCACACCCAGCCGGTGGTGCGGGCGATCAACTTCGAAACCGGCAAGGAACTCGGACGCTACGACCTGAAGGGCTATGCCGCGCTGACCGCCAGCGCGTCCGGCAAGACTGTTTTCGCCACTCAGTCAGATTCGGATATCGTGCATGTGATCAAGACCGGCATCGTCTTTTCCGACCACGGTGAACATCGCGATCTGGATGTGGAAGATGCGGCGCTGCTGCCCGTCACCTTCGAAGGCAAACGTCCCTTCCATGTCGTGCCGCATGATGACCATGCCATCCTCTTCTACGACCGCGGCGGCAAGGCTGACATCATCGACGAGGCAGCACTGCTGGACGGCCAGGCCAAAGTCCGCACCGTCGACACGACCGCGCCGCATCATGGCGTGGCGGTGACGATGGGCCGTTACGTTCTGGTGTCCGTACCGAACACGCAGAGCGAAACCAAACCCGACACGCTGCCGCCCCGCATCGGGCTGCGTATTCTCGACAGGGAGGGCAAGCAGGTCGGCGAACAGGCGACATGCACCGATCTGCACGGCGAGGCGACATCCGCACGGCTTGCGGCTTTCGGTTGCAAGGAAGGCATTCTGGTTGCCCGGCCGGGCGGCACGGATGGTCCGAAGCTCGAAATGCTGGCCTATCCGGAAGAATTCCCGAAAGCCTATACCGGCACGCTGCTCGGCGGCAAATCCATGCAGTTCTTCCTCGGAAACTACGGTGAGGACAAGGTTGTCCTGATCGATCCTGACAGCAAGGACGCCTTCCGTCTGGTGGAGCTGCCGACCCGGCGCGTCGATTTCATTCTCGATCCCGCCAATCCGCGCAACGCCTATATCCTGACGGAAGACGGCGACCTGCATGTACTTGACGTGCTGGAAGGCGCCATCACGCGCAAGGCGAAGGTGACCGAACCCTACAGCAAGGATGGCCATTGGCGCGATCCGCGCCCGCGTCTCGCCGTTGCCGACGGGCAGGTTGTGATTTCCGATCCGCGCCATTCGCTGGTGCGCGTGGTGGACGCGGAAAGCCTGAAGGAAACCCGCACGCTTGCGGTGGAAGGCCAGCCCTATTCCATCGTCGCCATTGGCGGCTCCGGCGCTTCGCACTGA